From the Solea solea chromosome 7, fSolSol10.1, whole genome shotgun sequence genome, the window tttttctcccacttttctcccacagtccaaaatcatgcagagGTTTAAATTggtttaaatgtgtgaatgtgtgagcaaatggttgtttgtctcctgtCGACCTGTCCAGCGTGTACCGCGCCTTTCGCTCTGCGTCAGCTGAGATTGCCtgcagcgaccctcatgtggaggacaaagtggtagacaatgaatgaatgaataaaacatttctagAGAATGCTACTGATGCACAACTTAAACAATATAGCCATTGCCGTGGAGGCCTCTTCCCTGAGGCAGACCGAAAAGTTCTTGTAATGTTCCTCGTGGATTTTCCCTTGATGTGGTGGAAAACATGTCCGCACACTTAGGTGGAAATAACCCACAGCAACAGCTACTTGTAGCTGACGTGAAGGTTCCATCCCTACCTTTTACGTAAATTATTAACTCTACTGAGTGTTGGCATTGCTTCCATATTTGCCTCTTACCTATTGATGATGTGTGAACCTGATAAtgaacttgtgtgtttgtgcagcttgGTGTTCGAATGTGACCCATGTTGAGCCGCTGCAGGGGAAATGATGGGGAGGATGAAAAGCAAAAGCATGCGTCTTGCTCAGCAGGACATAAAAGTCTTTGTGTTCTTCACACATCACAACATCTTTATATGAAGGGGATCTATATTTAGCACTGCCCTACGACTGTTTGACAAAAGCCCTCCACACTGAAATGAGACAAACTTCCCAGGACCTCAGTGCTGTTTGTTGTGTGCACGCTTGCTATACTGAGGTGATGCTGACCTGTTGCTCCTCTTGGCCTTACCGCTTTTCATTTGCTTGCTCATTCCGTTGGTTAAAATATCTTCAGTTCAGTCTCAAATTGACTTTGCctataaataaaagcagcaatcatcattatttaattacaaGAAGGTTCCAGTCTGTCTGCACACTTGTTGCTCTTCAAACACAAACGTCTCAGCCTCTGCCACCGTGTTTATGATCTGCAACGTACGACCAGTGGCTGTGGTGGAAATCTAATAGGAAAtcaacaaaccaacaaaataCTGTGCACAGACGAGAGACAATGGCAGCCGTGTAGTGCTGTGGCATCAGATGTGCCCGTATGTTTGAATACAGTGATACTAATCTTTAAATTTCTGTCACAAAAGCTTTGCTCCATGACATCACACTGATATAATGAAAAAAGGATCATTACACAGAACGAtattgtttgctttgtttgttttttgagcgCTAAGCTTCttttgtgagagtgtgtgtttttaataatgacTCATCAACCGATCTGGATAAGTTGTTTGCCCGCAGTGACGTCGCCGGCAGCAGTGacggcacacagacacacaacagttGTCATTGTTGGGCGTGGTGTAGATGCACTGCTGCAATTGTTGTATATTTAAATCTATTAATGTGTGTCTTACTATGACTCCTTTCAATAGTGAGGACACACTCGCTGACCTTATTATCGCGTCACCTTGTTAGCAGGGGAGTGATCCTCATTGTGGACGGTGTCGGCGGATGGTAAAGCTCAGAAAAGATGGCAAAATACTCTTATGCATGTTTCCCTTTCTCTTCTGTTGAGAGGTACTCGAAACAAGAGTAAGAAAAGACGGAGAGCCCAGAAGAAAAGtaagaagaaaatataaaattgtTACCACAGCAATAAAGAGGAAAATTAGAATGATGGGAAACAAGGGAAGGAGTTGGGTTGAAGCGAGCCTAGTCCATAATTCATTTCACTCATAATGGCTCCATTGGCCCAAAGAGCTGCAAGAATAGTCGCCGGGTAACCTGATCCTTTGTAACCCAAAGAAAGCAGCTAGAGACACAACCCTGTCTCCAGGCAAACCACACTACTCTATACTACAGTGCATGTTATAAAAGCAGCAGCTTTTTGTCTGCAGACtgtacacacaagcacacacgcacacacgcacacacagtctcttgCAACAGGAGACTTAACCTCTGCCaattatacagtgtacacacaaacatttagaTATGATTACATAATTAcaagacacaaaatgaaaactgtcACCATGTTGACAAACTCTGGTGCTCTTTCCACTCTGTACTTTCACTGAAAACTGTaagagtgggagagagggagggaaaaaaaagaaagaagagagagagaatggtaATTTTCTCTGTGGGGAATGTGGTTTTCGAGAAGTTGGAATATTGAGCTTTTCAGAAAAGTTGTTAAGtcttgtggtgtgtgtgcagaagTGGCAGCTGCAGTTGTGGTCAGCGCGTTGTGTATGTTTTGGACAGAAGACGCGGGACAATATGACGGAGTGAGTGGCAACGGGAACAGTGTGGGGCTAATAGCAGAGAGGCTGGCATCAGGAGCTGCCATGGGGTTTACAGACGACTTAGGCTGAGGGTTTTGTGTGGATTTATGCAGAGCTGGGAGTCTCCTCTGATCTGGGCTCTGTGGGTGTTTGTAATTACAAATTGCTGCAGATGATTTTATATGCGGTTCTCCCAGGTACTGATGCATTACATGTTATTACATGATTCATTCCCGTCACAGTTCTTGTGGTTTTTAAAGTCTCGTGTTGGTGAAGTTTGGAGCCTCTTCTTATTCGTAGCCGTCTAATTTCACGTGAAAGTAAAAATGAGAAACTAGACTATTGACTGTTATAGTTATGGATCATTTTGGTCTTTTTTGAGACATTCATCTCTTGCTCGGCTCCACCCACATGTGATGGAGataatgttttacatgttttacactCCTCAAAGTTggtatactactactactactactactttaaATATTCCAGGTGCCCACACTCAACTGATTTCACtggatttttaaataaatggtcatttttcatttcacagtAATGAATGAGTTATGTCTTTGGTGGCTAAATTGTTAAAATTCTATCACAAGCATCAGTAAAGCAAAGGCTGTGAGCTAGAGCTGAAACAGTTACTCGATTAGTAAttgattactcaattaatcatcaactattttgacaatcgattaattggtttgaagcttttttcattattaaaacaagatttctgagtcggtgtttttttttgaggttttctgacattttatggaccaaacgattactcaattaattgagaaaataatcgacagattaatcgatgatgaaaataatagttagttgcagctctactgtgaGCCAGTTCGGGTAGCTCAagtctcttgtttttattttttaacctaGCTGGGTTGGTGCATGGATATATACCATTACACATCATTTGGAAGTAGAAAACATGTGTATCTGTGTTGTATCAACTGTCACTCTTTGTGACGAGGCCTCAAAGTCGTAGCTCTAACtgcagctcccccccccccttttttttaaagctttttaatTTCCTTCTTCTTATTGATTTGTTATTATGGCCCACTCAGTGTCACAGCTCTGATCCACATTGTTTACTTCTGACTTCTGTTTAACTGTTTACTGTAGGATTTGGTGAAGAACAAAACCAGATTGTCAGGGTGAAAGAATAGCAGTGGGTTCATACACAgttgccctgtgtatgaatagtgctacgcaaataaacttgccttgccttacaaaaaaacaaatgggatACAAAGCTTTGCTTGCACACAATTTTGCCACATCAGTAGATAAAATGCCGGTTTTGTGAGCTGTTTTTTCGCCCACCCATTGCTCGGTAGCTGAAACACTGACTTTTCTTCAAAATGTTCTTTTAGTTCAGGAGTCTCCCCATTATTTCTGCCATCGTCCACTGTTTGTAATCTTGCTTTTGTCTCTCCTTTGTCATGCTTGGGAATCAGCTTTGTGTAATAGCTGTGCAAAACAAATAGTGGCATCACGCTGGCACTGCATTGATTTGCTCAAATGATATTGTTGTATCTCACATTTTTTATCTAATCTAACCCTCTAGTAATctagttttatatattttatattatatgtatatgtacatatatatgtatatatgtatatgtatatatgtgtgtatatatatatatatatgtatatatgtatgtatatatgtatgtatatatgtatgtatgtatatatatatgtatatatatgtgtatatatatatatatatacacatatatatatacatacatacatatatatgtatatatatatatttacggattttcctgcatgttttgaaaataaaaggttGCTGTGtgcctttttgtgttttttgttgttgactaTGTGGTCAGTAGCAGCAGCCCACTGCTGAGGCGTGGTGGACTCACTGTGTAGCTTGGCAGCAGTTCAAGCAAGGCCTGGATTTCAGATGTGGTGATGTGTTTTGCCTGTTGGGAAActgagagggtgtgtgtgtgtgtgtttgtgtgtgggaaaTGAGGGTGTGTCTGTTGGTAGATGAGGAGGAGATGTATACGTGTCATTGTCTCGTTCCAAGGTGAACATCTAGGTTCCTCTTCCGATAAGTTGCTGTGCGTGGGCATATAATGTATcccaggaaaacaacaacaaaagagatGGGGAGTGTGTCTGTATTCCTTTCCTCCTAACCCCCACTGGTCTTGTTAGTATGTCTCATGTGTTCTCACAGAAAGAAATTAATTTTAAAGCCGTGTATCTGAGGTGTCCCGTGGCCACTGAAGTGTACCAGACAGTATTAACTATTCAAGAGAGCAGGGTTTCCCTTTGCTCTGCTGACTTCTGACTGACACTCTCATCTCATATCTTTCTGGAAGAAGAGCTACATTGAaacacctgtttgtgtgtgtgcgtgtgtgcgtgtgtgcgtgcgtgcgtgtcttGTATATGGCCATCAGGAAGATAGGATAATGTTTCCCTCCTTTGTGTTGCTTTCCACATTGACCAAGTTGCTTGATGTGTGAAATGAGGCTAGTGTCTCTTGTATATCTGTAGTTTCGCGTGTGTATATGTTTACTTCTAGATTTCAGGTGCTTTGAAAAGAAGGGCATCATAAGATGAGTTTAGGACAAACACTAATGTGATTTACTTGAGAACACAGAGACATTCCTGTGTCGTGCTCACATGCTCACGGCACTGCGTTGAGTAGCAGTAACAGTGGCAACGTGAATATACACTGTGTCCGTTTGTCAGTGTTAATGAAAAGATGGAACACTATTTGTACAAGACCTTACTTCTCACATCTATTTCAAAAGGCAGGTGTGTAGGACAGCACTGGTGGAattcaaaataacaaacagaagatcCCACACGCTGTCCAACTTCTGACAAAATGTGTCCGAATGAAGGTCTAGTTCTGGAACAAGTTAAACAGTGTTTGGTACCAAATTATAAAAGACCAACCTGTTAAAAGTAAAGACAGATGagtatgttgtttatttgtagTTGAACTCACActttatacatttacacattttaatataacAGGTATAGTATATAGATACTGTGTATGTCCCTCTGCACATATTTAGTTCTTCAAGGGCAATTTTTAAGTGTAGATGAAACTAGCATTTAATAAACATACCGTACATACAAAAATAGATacaatctatatatatatatatatatatatatatattttttttttaaaggggtcAGATTGCTTggttttgtgtcacttttgtttgtatttgaattacagCGTTTAAAGCATAAAGCCCTTCTACAACTCCTTATATAAGTAATATCCTAATCTacatttctgtcatgttttcttcCAGTTCCCAGAGTGTGGCTTCTATGGGATTTATGACAAGATTTTACTGTTCAAGCATGACACGTCCACCAACAACATCCTGCAACTGGTTAAAGCTGCCAGCGATATTCAGGAGGGAGATCTGGTGGAGGTGGTGCTCTCTGGTAAGAAAccatctcctctcttctcctcttctctcctctcctcttctctcctcttctcttctcttctcttctcttctcttctcttctcttctcttctcttctcttctcttctcttctcttctcttctcttctcttctcatttGCATAGATAAACTTATTAAAATCTATGGTAAATGACCTTCCTTGCTTTCTTTTCTGAGCTCTCTTTCCTTACACTCCTAACTCTTCCACAGGCCTTATCAGTTCACTATTTTCCATCCTGTTTCCTTCTTGTCCATCTAATCAAATGTTTCTGCACATTTATCAGCATGTCACTGAATCGTGAAACCCAGTAagaccacagtctgtctctGTTATCTCTTTAAGCGGCAGCCACTTCTGAAGATTTCCAGATTCGGCCCCATGCACTCAACGTGCATTCATACCGGGCCCCGGCCTTCTGTGATCACTGTGGGGAGATGTTGTTCGGACTTGTCAGACAAGGGCTCAAGTGCGACGGTGAGAAAAACAGGGAGAGAAAGTGTGAATAAGTAAAGATGCATTGTTGTGACGCACAACACTTGTCTGAGAAATGAATTGTTTCACTTTAATAAATGTGCTCCATCTCTGCCTCTCCTCTGCTGGTTGTTTGAATcatgctgccccctgcaggatGTGGACTAAACTACCACAAACGCTGTGCATTCAGCATCCCAAACAACTGCAGTGGAGCTCGTAAGCGGCGCCTCTCCACCACGTCCCTGAGCAGCAGCCAGTCCCTGCGTCTCTCCACCACTGAGTCGGTGTACAGCGTAGGGACGACCTCCACCTACTCCATCGAGGATGCACCTCTCatccgctcacacacacaaatggtaCTGGTGGATCCATGCACTCTGTGCTCATATCAATTTCTATCTTCTAACATTTATCTGACCACATGAAACTGTCAGTGATTTTCCTGTTGCTGTCACAGACTGGAAAGTCAGTTTACACTGAATGACACAAATCTTTAAAACCAAGACACAAAGCCTTGGATCTGCAGGATCATTCACAGGCTTCCAATTAGATGCCTGTGTCAAAAACTAAACCCAAAACTACCATTATGTCTACATTGCATTCAGTATAAATAGAGATAGAGATCATTTTggtatggttgtttttttattaataataagtgATTTTTAACGTTCTGAAATTagatattgttttgttttcctttgctaCTCTATACCAAAGAAACCAGATGCAATGAATATATAtagaatgtggaaaaaaacaagacattttcagactgcaaaatgttgtgttttaggaAACAGCAACCAACATTTTACCATTTTCAAGGCAACAACCATTTGCAACTGATTTGCACATTAATTTGCTTTCATTACAAAACTGCTTGGAAGCCATTTACCtagatagaaaaaaacaacttcaaagAGACTCAATGTTTTATGTTAGGAATGTATCAAAAATGGCATTGTGAAAATTATTCAACAGTATGAAAGGTGTTGCTCCCAGTGATGAAAATGCAATTCCTCATGGCCTTGTAGTTTATTACAGGtgattgttttgcttttcacaCTCAACTTCTTTGTTTAGATTTCATCTTACTGTTCTGATAGCATGTCATGTAGATTTAAGGGGCaggaaatgtataaatatactaTGTACTTAAATAGCTAAACACTTGGTCATCAAAGTCAGAAAAGTGTCCCGATTTCTTTTACTCACACATCGTCTgtttcatgttcatgtcttcTCCATTCTGTTAGCCACGAACCCCTAGTGAAGCACGGCGCTTCTACACGGGCCGACCTGTTCACCTGGACAAGATCCTGATGACGAAGGTGAAAGTGCCCCACACGTTTGCTGTCCACTCGTACACGCGGCCGACCGTGTGCCAGTATTGCAAGAGGCTGCTTCGAGGGCTGTTTAGGCAGGGCTTACAGTGCAAAGGTGAGCAAAGAGGAAGAGACAGGCTCCTGTCAGCACGTCCGGTGTGATTTAGAATATTGGCTAAATCTCGTCAGATCACATGGAATCTGATCTGAGTGAAGCGTTGTGCTTTCTTCCCCTTAGACTGCAAGTTCAACTGCCATAAACGCTGCGCGTACAAGGTTCCAAATGACTGCCTTGGGGAGACAATTGGAGGTGAGGAAAGCAGAATCTTTATCACCCACTCTCTAATTTTTTTCTCCTCTAACTCTTTTAAAGGCCCCGTGtgaaagaattagtgacatccaatggtgagactgcagatgtAGGGATCCTCCTCCACTcacctcacctttttttttttcaagcacatcagggaactacggtggcctttgcataccagagtGGATGTCATTCATCTTTATCTGCATAGTAAACATTCATTTCCATAGGCCTACAAAAATCCaactatttttaatttaaagcatACACaatttcttccaaaaaaaacaaacaaaccctccCTAATgattcacactggacctttgagtCTGCATGCAAGTGTTCATTTCTCATCTGCATGATAACGTTGTCAGAACTAGGTTACTTTGATTgccatatataatataacacatcTAACAAGACTGAAACTTACTggcaatcattttttattttctcagaaAACAGAAGTAACTGTGGTAAGTGTTATCTGCGATCTGCGAGATGCATGTCGAGCTGTACTTTTCTAGTTGTGCTAGTTAGAAGTTtacatttttccttttctctttgcCCCAGACATGTTGAGTCCCAGTACTGACCCTGAAGTGCCCATGGACTACACCTGTGAGTACGAGAACTCGGACAAGTCTTCAATGGACGACTCAGATGAGGCCTGCAGCATCCCGGGGTCATTCGCTCCTGAAAACAACCAGGACGGAGCCAGCGGAGATCAGAGGTGTGAGCAATGTTTAGCACAAAAcaaccccccccctccccaaaaGAGCATCACAGGAATGTCACAAACTCAAAGTACACATTTTGCCTCTCTTAGCGTTTACATCCCATTGATGAGGGTGGTGCAGTCAGTGAGACAGACAACCCGCAGATCCAGTACGGCTATCAAAGAAGGATGGATGGTTCACTACAGCAATAAGGACACACTGGTAAAAACATGCATTGCATTGACTCTTTTTTCCcaactttctctttctctgtgattTATCGCAgagagtttgttttgtttactttccaCCCACTCTAAAGGAATAAAAGACCCACTTAGTCATCAGTCTTCTTTCTGCCCAGGAGATCTTCCTACCTTGATCGTTTAGTGTCTGCCTTTATGGCCTCTGTTGCTTCCTGCTCATTTTCTGAGCttgtgtgagtgtatatatatatatatatttatatatatgtgtgtatatatatatgtatatgtgtgtgtgtgtatgtgtgtatatatatatatatgtgtgtgtgtgtatatatatatgtatatgtatgtatatatatatatatgtatgtatatgtatatatatatatatatatgtgtgtgtatatatgtgtatatatgtatatgtgtatatgtatatatatatatgtatatgtacagtatatagatatatatatatatatagatatgtatacatacacacacgcacacacacacacacaagtatgtgAAGGCTGATGATGAGGTTTACTCACACTTAGTAAATGTGCGACAAATTCAAGCTAAAAAGCCAATTTCCTgccttttatttctgtttctgtaatTGACCTCATAGAAAaccttttctgcctctgttgtcTTTTTCCAGCACTCTCACACTAGCACTCCTTTactttctttcactttttgtctctttctctttgtcttcacCTTCTCGTCTTACAGCTCATTGTCCTGCTCGTCCTTCTTCTCACCGGCcactcttctcttcctctggaTTATCACCTCCAGTCCTTGAAAAGCCTCTAGTATGTTGACAAACAAAACTGTACTCACATTGTTGCTCACTCCCTCACCCCCTCTGTCCTCGTTCTGTCCCACTCTCCAGTAtcctgtcttgtgttttttgttttcctgaaacGTATCCCACCTTACTCACCCTACTCCAACCTTCAACAGAGAAAGAGGCACTACTGGCGTCTGGACTGTAAGTGCGTCATCCTTTTCCAGAACAACACCTCCAACAAATACTACAAGGTAAGAATATTTGACTCCATGAAAAGTCATTTATGTGCAGAGTAAAACCTACTTTTACTACCTCATGACATGTTCACGCTCTTGCAGGAAATCCCTCTGTCTGAGATACTGGAGGTGCGTCCTGCTGGCAACTTCACCCTCGTCCCAACAGGCACAAACCCCCACTGCTTCGAGCTCATCACAGGAACCATGTGCTACTTCGTAGGGGAGGACCCCAACGCCCTTCCCTCTCTGTCCCCCAGCAACCCCGAGACTCTTCCCGAGACCCCTCCTTCTCCAAGCCAAGTGGCGCCCAATAGCGGTATTGGACGAGAGGTGGCCAAAGCGTGGGAGAGCGCCATTCGCCAGGCTCTCATGCCTGTTATCTTTCAGGATGcaccaccagcagagggcaacaCAACTCACAGTAAGATGAGAGCACATAGAAATTATAATTATGTATAATTTGAAGCACCATTCAGGTGACCGATGGCCAACAGCAGCTAACTTACAGAACAAAATGTGGCATTTCTTTGCCCTGATGAAGTTCAGAGGTTTTCTATGTTAAGAGATGAGTTTGAGCAAAGGTCCCCCCTTTTTGATATACAGTACTGGGCAGAATTCTTAggcctttgttgtttttgcaatgctataacgacaatagaggataattatttctatttcactttactggaacacacccagaaaatatgtatctagtgtttttgttgttttttttaaaaaaaaaacaaaacaaaagaaaatctgaaaaaaaacaaaaaaacatcctctacaggtgtcaagtatttagcatgatctacccttacacttgaacattaacacagctctgtgtggaatcttaattaatgttactggtaaatcctgtgtttgtcctactatttcatttaaGGAAATATCTGCAGTAAAAAAAcatcaagacatgcttgagcattacatacacatgttgcattagttaaactcattgacagctcgctATTATATAAGACCAGCTTTAAGTCGCATCACTTCATTCTAAATtacaatgatcacagaatttgacagacagaagAAACAACAGAActggtggtgcctgaaacttttgcacagtactgtagaTCACTGACTGAAGTgtgtgctggggggggggcTCCTGGTGGGTAATGAAAGTACTGCAGGTGGGGCATGAGAGGTCATAAAATTATATAGAaactctattatcatcatatcatCATATGCCAAGTTATGACTCACAGTTTGCAGGTTATTTTCTGCCTGATTATGCAATAACAAGTATGGAAACATCCTTTAGTTTTGTGTGTTGATCATAGCCGTGATTCAGTTTCGAGCTGCAGAAATGTTTCTGATTTTAAACTAGGCCAGGACATTCCTGGCTTTGTGAGTGACTGCTGCAAAGTACATGTGCGATACAAATTAAATACACTCATCAAAAGTCACAACGTTGTGTTTTCCAGGACAAGCCTCCATCAGCATATCCGTTTCCAACAGTCAAATCCAAGAGAATGTGGTAtgatattaaatgtgtttttatctgaatgtttaaatgaataataatacactGTACATGCTTTGATTAAATGAATGACAATCCTACAGGATATTGGCACAGTGTACCAGATCTTTGCTGATGAAGTGCTGGGATCTGGGCAATTCGGTGTCGTGTATGGAGGTatgtagattttgtttttattttattgttgtattttaacAGCAAATAATGTTGAAGTAAAAAGGTTCAGGTCACAACCAAAGATGTTCCCCCGCACTTTTTTCCTTCACCAGGGAAGCACAGGAAGACCGGGAGGGACGTAGCGGTCAAAGTCATTGACAAGCTTCGCTTTCCCACCAAGCAGGAGAGCCAGTTGAGGAATGAGGTGGCCATactacaggtaaacacacataataatacacccccccctcccccaacaTAGCGGATAACAGACAACAAGCAGAACGTTTGAGTACCGTAATGAAACCTTTGGATCTTCTCTTCATTTCCTACATATTCATTTATGAGTTAAAATTGCAGTTGATTCCTGGTCATGACTGGTAGGAaactcagttttatttttttttattcagatgTCAAGCATAACTGCTAGGAGGCCGTTATGAATGTGTAAAAATTccaccatgacatttttgacaaaccACTGAGCAACAGTTGACCCAAAGAGGAAGTTCCAACTCATATCCCTTTTTGTACTTGAATAGCCAGAACTATAATCTACATAAACAACCAAGTAACATGGTTTCATAAAATAAAGGCTCTAAACTTTAGACACTTTAAACTGTATTCATCATTTATTCGGTTAAAGAGTAGAAACCTGCCCCATCTGTAACCCACTCCCTGTCTAATATAAAAGCGTTATTGTCATGTTACAAAACACAACCGTTCTTCATTTTCTCTGatgataaatagataaataaatcaataaataatcagaaatatTCTATTCAGCTTCTTTTATTAACCTTTTATTAATCGCACACCAGCAGATGGCGTGAGAGGTGcagttctctgtctgtttgctgtgcttatttatttgtattagaCACAAAGGCACTGGCACACTCAGACTGTAACACAATCAGACttcaaaaatgtaatgaaacTCCGTTGGTTTTGGTTCCCTCTCTGTATGTCACGCACTACCTGTTGTGGTTTGTCATCTGCTGACATTGTCTGTTGCTGTGGCTGTGTCGTCTCTCACCACTGTCGCTCTTCTACTCTGCTCTTTCATTTCTAACCCTGTCCTCTTCACTTACATTTCAccacaaatgtctttgttgttgcTCTCCCCCCATTTTTCGAAAT encodes:
- the prkd2 gene encoding serine/threonine-protein kinase D2 isoform X1; translated protein: MANASPCMPSGPMPQVFFPSAGSSPPSSNMMQQAPISMPTVPTQGGFPVMELAAGQAPGGAVIPSLPPTPAGVSFFIQIGLTRESVLMPLSADLAYVKQIACSIVDTKFPECGFYGIYDKILLFKHDTSTNNILQLVKAASDIQEGDLVEVVLSAAATSEDFQIRPHALNVHSYRAPAFCDHCGEMLFGLVRQGLKCDGCGLNYHKRCAFSIPNNCSGARKRRLSTTSLSSSQSLRLSTTESVYSVGTTSTYSIEDAPLIRSHTQMPRTPSEARRFYTGRPVHLDKILMTKVKVPHTFAVHSYTRPTVCQYCKRLLRGLFRQGLQCKDCKFNCHKRCAYKVPNDCLGETIGENRSNCDMLSPSTDPEVPMDYTCEYENSDKSSMDDSDEACSIPGSFAPENNQDGASGDQSVYIPLMRVVQSVRQTTRRSSTAIKEGWMVHYSNKDTLRKRHYWRLDCKCVILFQNNTSNKYYKEIPLSEILEVRPAGNFTLVPTGTNPHCFELITGTMCYFVGEDPNALPSLSPSNPETLPETPPSPSQVAPNSGIGREVAKAWESAIRQALMPVIFQDAPPAEGNTTHRQASISISVSNSQIQENVDIGTVYQIFADEVLGSGQFGVVYGGKHRKTGRDVAVKVIDKLRFPTKQESQLRNEVAILQSLRHLGIVNLECMFETPEKVFVVMEKLHGDMLEMILSSEKGRLPERLTKFLITQILAALRHLHFKNIVHCDLKPENVLLASADPFPQVKLCDFGFARIIGEKSFRRSVVGTPAYLAPEVLLNQGYNRSLDMWSVGVIMYVSLSGTFPFNEDEDIKDQIHNAAFMYPPNPWKQISSDATDLINNLLQVKMRKRYSVDKSLSHVYLQDYQTWLDLRELETKLGERYITHESDDSRWQMFAHEHTLPYPAHLVPPPPAPGSDDEELGEDADVQGLTERVSIL
- the prkd2 gene encoding serine/threonine-protein kinase D2 isoform X2 — translated: MANASPCMPSGPMPQVFFPSAGSSPPSSNMMQQAPISMPTVPTQGGFPVMELAAGQAPGGAVIPSLPPTPAGVSFFIQIGLTRESVLMPLSADLAYVKQIACSIVDTKFPECGFYGIYDKILLFKHDTSTNNILQLVKAASDIQEGDLVEVVLSAAATSEDFQIRPHALNVHSYRAPAFCDHCGEMLFGLVRQGLKCDGCGLNYHKRCAFSIPNNCSGARKRRLSTTSLSSSQSLRLSTTESVYSVGTTSTYSIEDAPLIRSHTQMPRTPSEARRFYTGRPVHLDKILMTKVKVPHTFAVHSYTRPTVCQYCKRLLRGLFRQGLQCKDCKFNCHKRCAYKVPNDCLGETIGDMLSPSTDPEVPMDYTCEYENSDKSSMDDSDEACSIPGSFAPENNQDGASGDQSVYIPLMRVVQSVRQTTRRSSTAIKEGWMVHYSNKDTLRKRHYWRLDCKCVILFQNNTSNKYYKEIPLSEILEVRPAGNFTLVPTGTNPHCFELITGTMCYFVGEDPNALPSLSPSNPETLPETPPSPSQVAPNSGIGREVAKAWESAIRQALMPVIFQDAPPAEGNTTHRQASISISVSNSQIQENVDIGTVYQIFADEVLGSGQFGVVYGGKHRKTGRDVAVKVIDKLRFPTKQESQLRNEVAILQSLRHLGIVNLECMFETPEKVFVVMEKLHGDMLEMILSSEKGRLPERLTKFLITQILAALRHLHFKNIVHCDLKPENVLLASADPFPQVKLCDFGFARIIGEKSFRRSVVGTPAYLAPEVLLNQGYNRSLDMWSVGVIMYVSLSGTFPFNEDEDIKDQIHNAAFMYPPNPWKQISSDATDLINNLLQVKMRKRYSVDKSLSHVYLQDYQTWLDLRELETKLGERYITHESDDSRWQMFAHEHTLPYPAHLVPPPPAPGSDDEELGEDADVQGLTERVSIL